A window of the Pseudomonas gozinkensis genome harbors these coding sequences:
- a CDS encoding LysR substrate-binding domain-containing protein, whose product MSENRWEGIDEFVAVAECSQFTAAAERLGVSSSHVSRQIVRLEERLQTRLLYRSTRRVTLTEAGQTFLQHCQRLQDGREEALRAVGDLTSEPKGMLRMTCAVAYGERFIVPLVTRFMGHYPQLRIDIELTNRQLDLVHEGLDLAIRLGRLQDSRLVATRLAPRRMFLCASPSYLERYGRPHSLSELGRHNCLIGSSDIWQLEQNGREFSQRVQGNWRCNSGQAVLDAALQGVGLCQLPDYYVLEHLHSGALISLLEAHQPPNTAVWALYPQQRHLSPKVRKLVDFLKEGLAERPEYRI is encoded by the coding sequence ATGTCCGAAAACCGCTGGGAAGGTATTGACGAGTTCGTCGCCGTGGCCGAATGCAGCCAGTTCACTGCCGCTGCGGAACGCCTGGGCGTATCTTCCTCGCACGTCAGTCGACAAATCGTACGACTGGAAGAGCGTTTGCAGACACGACTGCTGTATCGCAGCACCCGGCGCGTCACCCTGACCGAGGCTGGTCAGACCTTTCTGCAACATTGCCAGCGCCTGCAGGATGGTCGTGAAGAAGCGTTGCGCGCGGTCGGCGATCTGACCAGCGAGCCAAAAGGCATGCTGCGCATGACCTGCGCAGTGGCCTATGGCGAACGCTTCATCGTGCCGCTGGTGACCCGATTCATGGGGCATTACCCGCAACTGCGCATCGATATCGAACTGACCAACCGCCAACTCGATCTGGTGCATGAAGGCCTGGACCTGGCGATCCGACTTGGGCGTCTTCAGGATTCGCGGTTGGTGGCGACCAGGCTGGCACCACGGCGGATGTTTCTCTGCGCATCACCGTCCTACCTCGAACGGTACGGGCGCCCACACAGTTTGTCGGAACTGGGCCGGCACAATTGCCTGATCGGCAGTTCGGACATCTGGCAGCTTGAACAAAACGGGCGAGAATTTTCCCAGCGGGTGCAGGGAAACTGGCGCTGCAACAGTGGGCAAGCGGTACTGGATGCCGCATTGCAAGGCGTCGGGTTGTGTCAGTTGCCGGACTACTACGTGCTGGAGCATCTGCATAGCGGCGCGCTGATTTCACTTTTGGAGGCACATCAACCGCCGAATACGGCGGTGTGGGCGTTGTATCCGCAGCAACGGCACTTGTCGCCGAAGGTGCGCAAACTGGTGGACTTTCTCAAGGAAGGTTTGGCCGAACGGCCGGAGTACCGGATTTAA
- a CDS encoding S-(hydroxymethyl)glutathione dehydrogenase/class III alcohol dehydrogenase: protein MIKSRAAVAFEAKKPLEIVEVDVAMPKAGEVLLRVVASGVCHTDAYTLSGADPEGIFPSILGHEGGAIVEAIGEGVTSVAVGDHVIPLYTPECGQCKFCKSGKTNLCQAIRATQGKGLMPDGTSRFSYKGQTIFHYMGTSTFSEYTVLPEISVAKISKDAPLEKVCLLGCGVTTGIGAVINTAKVKPGDTVAIFGLGGIGLSAVIGAVKAKASRIIAIDINPAKFEIAKQLGATDCVNPKDFDRPIQEVIVDMTDGGVDFSFECIGNVQLMRAALECCHKGWGESVIIGVAGAGQEIATRPFQLVTGRVWRGSAFGGVRGRTELPSYVDMAQSGEIPLDTFITHTMGLEDINKAFDLMHEGKSIRTVIHF, encoded by the coding sequence ATGATCAAGTCGCGCGCCGCCGTTGCCTTCGAGGCCAAGAAGCCGCTGGAAATCGTAGAAGTCGATGTCGCCATGCCCAAGGCCGGTGAAGTGTTGCTGCGCGTGGTGGCTTCCGGGGTTTGCCACACTGACGCCTATACCTTGTCTGGCGCCGACCCTGAGGGGATTTTTCCGTCGATCCTCGGCCACGAAGGCGGTGCCATCGTTGAAGCGATCGGCGAGGGCGTGACCTCGGTAGCCGTTGGCGATCACGTCATTCCGCTGTACACCCCGGAATGCGGCCAGTGCAAATTCTGCAAGTCGGGCAAGACCAACCTGTGTCAGGCAATTCGCGCCACCCAGGGCAAGGGCCTGATGCCGGACGGGACTTCGCGCTTTTCCTACAAGGGCCAAACGATTTTCCACTACATGGGTACCTCGACCTTCTCCGAGTACACCGTGCTGCCGGAAATTTCCGTGGCCAAGATCTCCAAGGATGCGCCGCTGGAAAAGGTCTGCCTGCTCGGTTGCGGCGTGACCACCGGTATTGGCGCAGTGATCAACACCGCCAAGGTCAAACCGGGTGACACCGTGGCCATCTTCGGTCTGGGCGGCATCGGTCTGTCGGCCGTGATTGGCGCGGTGAAGGCCAAGGCCTCGCGCATCATCGCCATCGACATCAACCCGGCCAAGTTCGAAATCGCCAAACAATTGGGCGCTACCGACTGCGTGAACCCGAAAGACTTCGATCGTCCGATCCAGGAAGTGATCGTCGACATGACCGATGGCGGCGTCGACTTCTCCTTTGAGTGCATCGGCAATGTGCAATTGATGCGCGCAGCCCTCGAGTGCTGCCACAAGGGTTGGGGCGAGTCGGTGATCATCGGCGTGGCCGGTGCCGGCCAGGAAATCGCTACCCGTCCGTTCCAGTTGGTGACCGGTCGCGTCTGGCGCGGTTCGGCGTTCGGTGGTGTGCGTGGCCGCACCGAATTGCCAAGCTATGTCGACATGGCGCAAAGCGGCGAAATCCCGCTGGATACTTTCATCACTCACACCATGGGTCTGGAAGACATCAACAAAGCCTTCGACCTGATGCACGAAGGCAAGAGCATCCGCACCGTCATTCATTTCTGA
- the fghA gene encoding S-formylglutathione hydrolase: MSLENISCQKSFGGWHKRYRHRSEVLGCDMVFAVYLPPQAEQGGKLPVLYWLSGLTCTDENFMQKAGAMRMAAELGLIIVAPDSSPRGPDVPGDPDGAWDFGLGAGFYLNATQEPWSRHYRMHDYVVQELPSLVEAHFPASDKRSISGHSMGGHGALVCALRNPGRYQSVSAFSPINNPMDCPWGQKAFTRYLGEDRSKWREWDACALIAEADEKLPLLVDQGDRDDFLATQLKPEALQQAAKQAGHPLTLRLQPGYDHSYFFIASFIDDHLQHHARALKG, from the coding sequence ATGAGTCTGGAAAACATCTCCTGTCAGAAGAGTTTCGGCGGCTGGCACAAGCGCTATCGCCATCGTTCCGAAGTGCTGGGCTGCGACATGGTGTTCGCCGTGTACCTGCCGCCGCAGGCAGAGCAGGGCGGCAAGTTGCCGGTGCTGTACTGGCTGTCGGGCCTGACCTGCACGGACGAGAACTTCATGCAGAAGGCCGGCGCGATGCGCATGGCGGCCGAACTCGGCCTGATCATCGTGGCGCCGGACTCCAGCCCCCGTGGCCCCGACGTACCGGGTGATCCCGATGGCGCGTGGGATTTCGGCCTCGGCGCCGGGTTCTATCTGAATGCCACGCAAGAACCCTGGTCGCGGCACTATCGGATGCATGATTACGTCGTGCAGGAATTGCCTTCACTGGTTGAGGCGCATTTCCCGGCATCGGACAAGCGCAGCATCAGCGGCCACTCCATGGGCGGTCACGGTGCGCTGGTCTGTGCGTTGCGCAATCCGGGGCGTTATCAGTCGGTGTCAGCGTTTTCGCCGATCAATAATCCGATGGATTGCCCGTGGGGCCAGAAGGCATTCACCCGCTATCTGGGCGAAGACCGGTCGAAGTGGCGCGAGTGGGATGCCTGTGCGCTGATTGCCGAGGCGGACGAAAAGCTGCCGCTGCTGGTCGATCAGGGTGATCGCGACGATTTCCTCGCCACCCAGCTCAAACCCGAAGCCCTGCAACAAGCGGCAAAACAAGCGGGCCACCCGCTGACGTTGCGCCTGCAACCGGGTTACGACCACAGCTATTTCTTCATCGCGAGCTTCATTGACGACCACTTGCAGCATCACGCGCGCGCTCTGAAGGGTTAA
- the ispF gene encoding 2-C-methyl-D-erythritol 2,4-cyclodiphosphate synthase: protein MRIGHGYDVHRFAEGDFITLGGVRIAHGFGLLAHSDGDVLLHALSDALLGAAALGDIGKHFPDTDPQFKGADSRVLLRHVVSLIHAKGWKVGNVDNTIVAQAPKMAPHIESMRALIAADLQVELDQVNVKATTTEKLGFVGREEGIAVHSVALLLRA from the coding sequence ATGCGTATTGGCCACGGCTATGATGTGCACCGTTTCGCTGAAGGCGATTTCATTACTCTGGGCGGCGTGCGAATCGCACACGGCTTCGGGCTGCTCGCTCACTCCGACGGTGACGTCCTGCTGCATGCCTTGAGCGACGCCTTGCTCGGCGCGGCTGCGCTGGGTGATATCGGCAAGCATTTCCCGGACACCGACCCGCAATTCAAAGGTGCTGACAGCCGAGTGCTGCTGCGTCACGTGGTCAGTCTGATCCACGCCAAAGGCTGGAAGGTCGGCAACGTCGACAACACCATCGTTGCCCAGGCACCGAAGATGGCCCCTCACATCGAATCGATGCGCGCGCTGATTGCCGCGGATCTGCAAGTAGAACTGGATCAAGTGAACGTGAAAGCCACCACCACCGAGAAGCTTGGCTTCGTCGGTCGCGAAGAAGGCATTGCCGTGCATTCCGTTGCCTTGTTGCTGCGCGCATGA
- the truD gene encoding tRNA pseudouridine(13) synthase TruD: MNELQLLGPRAYGDALGTAVLKAIAEDFQVDEVLDIPFSGDGEHLWIWVEKRGLNTEEAARRIAKAAGVPLRTVSYAGLKDRQALTRQWFSVQLPGKADPDLSAAENDTLKILKTTRHKRKLQRGAHSANGFTLRLTQFNGDKAAIDERLQLIAKQGIPNYFGAQRFGHDGGNVVDARSWAARKALPEQRNVRSRLLSTARSFLFNQVLAARVSDGTWQRARVGDLLAFTDSRSFFPAGEAECSDPRLAILDLHPTGPQWGEGDSPAAGAVHDLEQGIAAREADLRDWLINAGMSHERRILRLPIGGLTWHYPEPDILQLEFVLPAGCFATVLVRELVDLVPVGQTDSPCVF, from the coding sequence ATGAACGAACTGCAACTGCTCGGCCCGCGCGCCTATGGCGATGCCCTCGGCACCGCGGTACTGAAAGCCATCGCCGAAGATTTCCAGGTCGATGAAGTCCTCGACATTCCGTTCAGCGGTGACGGCGAGCACCTGTGGATCTGGGTGGAAAAGCGTGGCCTGAACACCGAAGAAGCCGCGCGCCGTATCGCCAAGGCTGCCGGTGTGCCGCTGCGCACGGTCAGTTACGCCGGTCTGAAGGATCGTCAGGCGCTGACTCGCCAGTGGTTCAGCGTGCAACTGCCGGGCAAGGCCGATCCGGATCTGTCGGCGGCGGAAAACGACACGCTGAAAATTCTCAAGACCACCCGCCACAAACGCAAGCTGCAACGCGGTGCGCATTCGGCCAACGGCTTCACGCTGCGCCTGACCCAGTTCAATGGCGACAAGGCCGCCATCGACGAGCGTCTGCAACTGATCGCCAAGCAAGGCATCCCCAATTACTTCGGCGCCCAGCGTTTCGGCCATGACGGCGGCAACGTGGTCGATGCCCGTTCGTGGGCGGCGCGCAAGGCACTGCCGGAGCAACGCAATGTGCGTTCGCGCCTGCTGTCGACCGCGCGCAGTTTTCTGTTCAATCAGGTGCTCGCGGCGCGGGTCTCCGATGGCACCTGGCAGCGCGCCCGGGTTGGCGATTTGCTGGCCTTTACCGACAGCCGCAGCTTTTTCCCGGCCGGTGAGGCCGAGTGCAGCGACCCGCGTCTGGCGATTCTCGACCTGCACCCGACCGGTCCGCAGTGGGGCGAAGGTGACTCGCCGGCGGCCGGGGCTGTCCATGATCTGGAGCAGGGGATTGCCGCACGCGAGGCGGATCTGCGCGATTGGTTGATTAATGCCGGTATGAGCCACGAACGTCGCATCCTGCGGCTGCCCATTGGCGGGTTGACGTGGCATTATCCCGAGCCTGACATTCTGCAACTGGAATTCGTCCTCCCGGCCGGATGCTTCGCCACCGTATTGGTGCGCGAACTCGTTGATCTGGTGCCGGTGGGGCAGACGGACAGCCCATGCGTATTCTGA
- the surE gene encoding 5'/3'-nucleotidase SurE — translation MRILISNDDGVTAPGLAALYAALADYTECVVIAPEQDKSGASSSLTLDRPLHPQYLANGFISLNGTPTDCVHLGLNGLLERQPDMVVSGINLGANLGDDVLYSGTVAAALEGRFLERPSFAFSLVSRQVDNLPTAAYFARKLVEAHAGLDLPPRTVLNVNIPNLPIDHIRGIQLTRLGHRARAAAPMKVVDPRGKAGYWIAAAGDAEDGGPGTDFHAVMQGYVSITPLQLDRTFNDAFRSLDGWLEGLN, via the coding sequence ATGCGTATTCTGATTTCTAACGACGATGGGGTGACTGCGCCCGGTCTTGCCGCGCTTTATGCTGCGCTGGCGGATTACACCGAGTGCGTGGTTATCGCCCCGGAACAGGACAAGAGCGGTGCCAGCAGTTCGCTGACACTCGACCGTCCGTTGCATCCGCAATACCTGGCCAACGGCTTTATCAGCCTCAATGGCACACCGACCGATTGCGTCCATCTGGGGCTCAACGGTCTGCTCGAGCGCCAGCCGGACATGGTGGTTTCGGGCATCAACCTGGGCGCTAACCTGGGGGATGACGTGCTGTATTCCGGGACGGTGGCAGCCGCCCTCGAGGGCCGCTTTCTCGAGCGTCCGTCGTTTGCCTTCTCGCTGGTTTCGCGACAGGTCGACAACCTGCCCACGGCCGCCTACTTTGCGCGCAAACTGGTCGAAGCCCATGCCGGACTCGATCTGCCACCGCGCACGGTACTGAACGTGAACATTCCCAATCTGCCGATTGATCACATTCGCGGCATTCAACTCACCCGTCTCGGCCATCGTGCCCGTGCAGCGGCGCCGATGAAAGTCGTGGACCCGCGCGGCAAGGCCGGCTACTGGATCGCCGCGGCAGGTGATGCGGAAGATGGCGGGCCGGGCACCGATTTCCATGCGGTGATGCAGGGTTACGTATCCATCACTCCGTTGCAGCTCGATCGCACCTTCAATGATGCCTTCAGAAGTCTCGACGGCTGGCTGGAGGGGCTCAACTGA
- a CDS encoding protein-L-isoaspartate(D-aspartate) O-methyltransferase, producing the protein MTSQRTRERLIQRLYEEGVSNASVLEVIRRTPRHLFVDEALAHRAYEDTALPIGNNQTISQPYMVARMSELLLEAGPLDKVLEIGTGSGYQTAVLSQLVERVFSVERIKVLQDRAKERLVELNLRNVVFRWGDGWEGWPALAPYNGIIVTAVATDVPQALLDQLAPGGRMVIPVGSGEVQQLMLIVREENGFSRHVLGAVRFVPLLNGPLA; encoded by the coding sequence ATGACGTCACAGCGAACCCGTGAGCGCCTGATCCAGCGTCTGTATGAAGAGGGTGTTTCCAACGCCAGCGTGCTGGAAGTGATCCGTCGTACCCCGCGACACCTGTTCGTCGATGAAGCGCTGGCGCACCGTGCCTATGAGGACACCGCGCTGCCGATCGGCAACAACCAGACCATTTCCCAGCCTTATATGGTGGCACGCATGAGCGAGCTGCTGCTGGAGGCCGGTCCGCTGGACAAGGTGCTGGAGATCGGCACGGGTTCCGGTTACCAGACGGCGGTGCTTTCGCAACTGGTCGAGCGCGTGTTCTCGGTGGAGCGTATCAAGGTGCTGCAGGACCGGGCCAAGGAACGTCTGGTCGAGCTCAACCTGCGCAACGTGGTGTTTCGTTGGGGCGATGGCTGGGAGGGCTGGCCGGCGCTTGCGCCGTACAACGGCATTATCGTCACGGCGGTGGCCACCGATGTGCCTCAGGCTTTGCTTGATCAACTCGCACCAGGCGGGCGGATGGTAATCCCGGTCGGCTCGGGTGAAGTGCAGCAATTGATGCTGATCGTGCGCGAAGAAAACGGCTTCTCCCGACACGTTCTGGGGGCGGTGCGTTTCGTGCCATTGCTCAACGGTCCGCTGGCCTGA
- a CDS encoding peptidoglycan DD-metalloendopeptidase family protein, whose translation MSLTVIAQRMGNTSFQRLVTGLVLSTLLVGCSSTKSSNVRVVDRNNAVAQRPVVTTGQYVVRPGDTLFSIAFRYGWDYKALAARNNIPTPYTIHPGQTIRFDGRSGSTSTAVVTSAGSSASSSSKTTVIRRQANGTTTTTTTGTGAASTAVVPSVANKQPPAPLPPPGPAPTGWGWPSNGILIGKFSSNGSLNKGIDIAGDLGQPVLAASDGTVVYAGSGLRGYGELVIIKHSETYVSAYGHNRRLLVREGQQVKVGQTIAEMGSTGTDRVKLHFEIRRQGKPVDPLQFLPRR comes from the coding sequence GTGAGTCTCACAGTCATTGCGCAGCGTATGGGTAACACGAGCTTTCAGCGCCTGGTGACTGGCCTTGTCTTGAGCACCTTGCTGGTCGGTTGCTCCAGCACAAAATCGAGCAACGTTCGGGTCGTCGATCGCAACAATGCGGTGGCCCAGCGTCCGGTCGTGACGACCGGGCAGTATGTAGTCCGTCCGGGCGATACTTTGTTTTCCATCGCTTTTCGCTACGGCTGGGACTACAAAGCCCTCGCTGCCCGGAACAATATTCCTACGCCATACACGATACATCCGGGTCAGACGATTCGCTTCGACGGACGTAGCGGTTCAACGTCGACTGCGGTTGTCACCAGCGCCGGTTCTTCGGCGTCTTCGTCCAGTAAAACCACGGTTATCCGGCGCCAGGCGAATGGCACGACGACCACCACAACCACGGGGACCGGCGCAGCTTCCACGGCGGTTGTACCGTCCGTCGCCAACAAGCAACCCCCCGCTCCATTGCCTCCACCGGGCCCGGCCCCGACCGGCTGGGGATGGCCATCTAATGGCATTCTGATTGGAAAATTCTCTTCAAACGGTAGTTTGAATAAAGGAATTGATATCGCCGGAGATTTGGGACAGCCTGTTTTAGCTGCGTCTGATGGGACGGTGGTTTACGCCGGGAGTGGCTTAAGGGGCTACGGCGAATTAGTCATCATCAAACACAGCGAAACCTACGTCAGTGCTTACGGACACAACCGTCGGCTGTTGGTACGGGAGGGGCAGCAGGTCAAGGTCGGACAGACAATTGCCGAAATGGGGTCAACGGGTACAGACCGGGTGAAACTGCATTTTGAGATTCGCCGACAAGGTAAACCTGTAGATCCGCTGCAGTTCCTGCCAAGACGTTGA
- the rpoS gene encoding RNA polymerase sigma factor RpoS: MALSKEVPEFDIDDEVLLMETGIDSDSMSNDEGAAPPSVRAKSKHSASLKQHKYIDYTRALDATQLYLNEIGFSPLLSPEEEVHFARLSQSGDPAGRKRMIESNLRLVVKIARRYVNRGLSLLDLIEEGNLGLIRAVEKFDPERGFRFSTYATWWIRQTIERAIMNQTRTIRLPIHVVKELNVYLRAARELTQKLDHEPSPEEIANLLEKPVGEVKRMLGLNERVSSVDVSLGPDSDKTLLDTLTDDRPTDPCELLQDDDLSQSIDQWLSELTDKQREVVVRRFGLRGHESSTLEDVGLEIGLTRERVRQIQVEGLKRLREILEKNGLSSESLFQ, encoded by the coding sequence ATGGCTCTCAGTAAAGAAGTGCCGGAGTTTGACATCGACGATGAGGTTCTCCTGATGGAGACCGGCATCGATTCGGATTCGATGTCGAATGATGAAGGGGCTGCTCCACCTTCCGTTCGTGCCAAATCCAAACACTCCGCTTCACTTAAACAACACAAGTACATCGATTACACTCGGGCACTCGACGCCACGCAGCTGTACCTCAACGAAATCGGCTTTTCCCCACTGCTCTCCCCGGAAGAAGAAGTTCATTTTGCGCGCTTGTCGCAAAGTGGCGATCCTGCCGGGCGCAAGCGCATGATTGAAAGTAACCTGCGGCTGGTGGTCAAAATCGCCCGGCGTTACGTCAATCGGGGGCTGTCGCTGCTGGATCTGATCGAAGAGGGCAACCTCGGGCTGATCCGCGCAGTGGAAAAGTTCGATCCCGAGCGCGGCTTCCGCTTCTCGACCTACGCGACCTGGTGGATCCGTCAGACCATCGAGCGCGCGATCATGAATCAGACCCGGACCATCCGGCTGCCGATCCATGTGGTCAAGGAGCTCAACGTGTACCTGCGGGCTGCACGGGAGCTGACGCAAAAGCTCGATCACGAACCTTCACCCGAAGAAATCGCCAACCTGCTGGAAAAACCGGTGGGCGAGGTCAAGCGCATGCTGGGCCTGAACGAGCGGGTTTCTTCGGTCGACGTCTCGCTGGGTCCGGATTCGGATAAAACCCTGCTGGACACCCTGACGGATGACCGTCCGACCGATCCTTGCGAACTGTTGCAGGATGACGATCTGTCGCAGAGCATCGATCAATGGCTCTCGGAACTGACCGACAAGCAACGCGAAGTGGTGGTACGCCGCTTCGGCCTGCGCGGCCACGAGAGCAGCACGCTGGAAGATGTAGGCCTGGAGATCGGCCTGACCCGGGAACGGGTGAGACAGATCCAGGTGGAAGGCCTTAAACGCCTTCGGGAAATTCTCGAGAAGAACGGCCTGTCGAGCGAGTCGCTGTTCCAGTAA
- the fdxA gene encoding ferredoxin FdxA, translated as MTFVVTDNCIKCKYTDCVEVCPVDCFYEGPNFLVIHPDECIDCALCEPECPAVAIFSEDEVPEEMQEFIQLNVELAEIWPNITEKKESLPDAEEWDGVKGKIKDLER; from the coding sequence ATGACCTTCGTCGTCACCGACAACTGCATCAAGTGCAAGTACACCGACTGCGTAGAAGTCTGTCCGGTGGACTGCTTTTACGAAGGCCCGAACTTCCTGGTGATTCACCCGGATGAGTGCATCGACTGCGCCCTGTGCGAACCGGAATGCCCGGCCGTAGCCATTTTCTCCGAGGACGAAGTTCCGGAAGAGATGCAGGAATTCATTCAGCTGAACGTTGAATTGGCCGAAATCTGGCCGAACATCACCGAGAAGAAAGAATCGCTGCCGGATGCCGAAGAGTGGGATGGTGTCAAAGGCAAGATCAAAGACCTCGAACGCTGA
- the mutS gene encoding DNA mismatch repair protein MutS, whose product MNKAVSDLSSHTPMMQQYWRLKNQHPDQLMFYRMGDFYEIFYEDAKKAAKLLDITLTARGQSAGQAIPMCGIPYHAAEGYLAKLVKLGESVVICEQVGDPATSKGPVERQVVRIITPGTVSDEALLDERRDNLIAAVLGDERLFGLAVLDITSGNFTVLEIKGWENLLAELERVNPVELLIPDDWPKDLPAEKRRGVRRRAPWDFERDSALKSLCQQFSTQDLKGFGCETLTLAIGAAGCLLAYAKETQRTALPHLRSLRHERLDDTVVLDGASRRNLELDTNLAGGRDNTLQSVVDRCQTAMGSRLLTRWLNRPLRDLTVLLARQTSITCLLDRYRFENLQPQLKEIGDIERILARIGLRNARPRDLARLRDALGALPELQVAMTDLEAPHLQRLATTTSTYPELAALLEKAIIDNPPAVIRDGGVLKTGYDSELDELQSLSENAGQFLIDLEAREKARTGLANLKVGYNRIHGYFIELPSKQAESAPADYIRRQTLKGAERFITPELKEFEDKALSAKSRALAREKMLYEALLEDLISQLPPLQDTAGALAELDVLSNLAERALNLDLNCPTFVSEPCMRITQGRHPVVEQVLTTPFVANDLSLDDNTRMLVITGPNMGGKSTYMRQTALIVLLAHIGSFVPAASCELSLVDRIFTRIGSSDDLAGGRSTFMVEMSETANILHNATERSLVLMDEVGRGTSTFDGLSLAWAAAERLAHLRAYTLFATHYFELTVLPEAEPLVANVHLNATEHNERIVFLHHVLPGPASQSYGLAVAQLAGVPSEVIVRAREHLSRLEDTALPHEAPKPAIKGKPAAPQQSDMFASLPHPVLDELAKLDLDDVTPRRALEMLYALKNRI is encoded by the coding sequence ATGAATAAAGCCGTCTCCGACCTGTCCTCCCACACTCCGATGATGCAGCAGTACTGGCGCCTGAAGAATCAGCACCCGGACCAGCTGATGTTCTACCGCATGGGCGACTTCTACGAGATCTTCTACGAAGACGCGAAGAAGGCGGCCAAGTTGCTGGACATCACCCTCACCGCGCGCGGGCAGTCGGCCGGGCAGGCGATTCCGATGTGCGGGATTCCGTATCACGCGGCGGAAGGCTACCTGGCGAAACTGGTCAAGCTCGGCGAGTCGGTGGTGATCTGTGAACAGGTCGGCGACCCGGCCACCAGCAAGGGCCCGGTGGAGCGTCAGGTGGTGCGGATCATCACTCCGGGTACGGTCAGCGATGAGGCGTTGCTGGATGAGCGTCGCGACAACCTGATCGCGGCGGTGCTGGGCGACGAGCGTCTGTTCGGTCTGGCCGTGCTGGACATCACCAGCGGCAACTTCACCGTGCTGGAGATCAAGGGCTGGGAAAACCTGCTGGCGGAGCTGGAGCGGGTCAACCCGGTCGAGCTGTTGATCCCGGATGACTGGCCAAAAGACTTGCCGGCAGAAAAACGCCGTGGGGTACGTCGCCGTGCACCGTGGGATTTCGAGCGTGATTCGGCGCTGAAAAGTCTCTGCCAGCAATTCTCCACCCAAGACCTGAAAGGCTTCGGCTGCGAAACCCTGACCCTGGCCATCGGCGCCGCCGGTTGCCTGTTGGCGTACGCCAAGGAAACCCAGCGCACCGCCCTGCCCCATTTGCGCAGCCTGCGTCATGAGCGGCTGGACGACACCGTGGTGCTGGACGGTGCCAGCCGGCGCAACCTCGAACTCGACACCAACCTGGCCGGCGGCCGCGACAACACCCTGCAATCGGTTGTCGACCGTTGCCAGACCGCCATGGGCAGCCGCTTGCTGACCCGCTGGCTCAACCGTCCGCTGCGCGATCTGACCGTGCTGCTGGCTCGCCAGACCTCGATCACTTGCCTGCTCGACCGCTATCGCTTTGAAAACCTGCAACCGCAGCTCAAGGAAATCGGCGACATCGAGCGAATCCTGGCGCGGATCGGCCTGCGCAATGCCCGCCCTCGCGACCTCGCTCGCCTGCGTGATGCGCTCGGTGCCCTGCCTGAACTGCAAGTGGCGATGACCGATCTGGAAGCGCCGCACCTGCAACGTCTGGCGACCACCACCAGCACCTACCCGGAACTGGCGGCGCTGCTGGAAAAAGCCATCATCGACAACCCGCCGGCGGTGATCCGCGACGGCGGCGTACTGAAAACCGGTTACGACAGCGAGCTCGACGAGCTGCAATCACTGAGCGAGAACGCCGGTCAGTTCCTGATCGATCTGGAAGCCCGGGAAAAGGCCCGTACCGGCCTCGCCAACCTGAAGGTCGGTTACAACCGCATCCATGGCTACTTCATCGAGTTGCCGAGCAAACAGGCTGAATCGGCGCCGGCAGATTACATTCGCCGCCAGACCCTCAAGGGTGCAGAGCGCTTCATCACACCAGAACTGAAAGAGTTCGAAGACAAGGCACTGTCGGCCAAGAGCCGCGCTCTGGCTCGCGAGAAGATGCTTTATGAGGCGCTGCTGGAAGATCTGATCAGCCAGTTGCCGCCGTTGCAGGATACTGCTGGAGCGCTGGCCGAACTGGACGTGCTGAGCAACCTCGCCGAACGTGCACTGAATCTCGACCTGAATTGCCCGACCTTCGTCAGCGAACCGTGCATGCGTATCACCCAGGGCCGTCACCCGGTGGTCGAGCAAGTGCTGACCACGCCGTTCGTGGCCAACGACCTGAGCCTTGATGACAACACCCGCATGCTGGTCATTACCGGCCCGAACATGGGCGGTAAATCCACCTATATGCGCCAGACTGCCCTGATCGTGCTGCTGGCGCATATCGGCAGCTTCGTGCCGGCGGCCAGTTGCGAACTGTCGCTGGTGGACCGGATCTTCACCCGGATCGGCTCCAGCGACGACCTGGCCGGCGGGCGCTCGACCTTCATGGTGGAAATGAGCGAGACCGCGAACATCCTGCACAACGCCACTGAACGCAGCCTGGTCCTGATGGACGAAGTCGGTCGCGGCACCAGTACCTTCGACGGGTTGTCGCTGGCATGGGCGGCGGCCGAGCGACTGGCGCATTTGCGTGCCTATACTCTATTTGCGACGCACTATTTCGAACTGACCGTGCTACCTGAAGCCGAGCCGTTGGTTGCCAACGTGCATCTCAACGCAACCGAGCACAACGAACGCATCGTGTTCCTGCACCATGTGCTGCCGGGGCCGGCAAGCCAGAGCTATGGCCTTGCGGTCGCGCAACTGGCCGGGGTGCCAAGTGAGGTGATCGTCCGTGCTCGTGAGCACCTGAGCCGCCTGGAAGACACCGCACTGCCGCACGAAGCGCCAAAGCCTGCCATCAAAGGCAAACCGGCGGCCCCGCAACAGAGCGACATGTTTGCAAGCCTGCCGCACCCGGTGCTCGATGAACTGGCAAAACTGGACCTGGATGACGTGACCCCGCGCCGGGCACTCGAAATGCTATATGCGCTGAAGAACCGGATATAA